Proteins encoded together in one Miscanthus floridulus cultivar M001 chromosome 16, ASM1932011v1, whole genome shotgun sequence window:
- the LOC136513156 gene encoding probable protein phosphatase 2C 47 — protein sequence MVAEAEVMHQAPVPVLEVQYHRCVTTKGVEDVVGMSAAAAAAAAVATPAEVGVEVEVEVAVEVPLMGLEQPDAAPSVSMDVLQFVPTIRSGSFADIGPRRYMEDEHIRIDDLSAHLGSLLVCPLPSAFYGVFDGHGGPDAAAYMKRHAMRFLFEDSEFPQASQVDGMYLQSVESSVRRAFLQADLALADDLDISRSSGTTALTALVFGRQLLVANAGDCRAVLCRKGVAMEMSRDHRANYVEECERVAASGGYIEDGYLNGVLSVMRALGDWDMKTPNASVSPLIAEPEFRQATLGEDDEFLIMGCDGIWDVMTSQHAVSLVRRGLQQHDDPARCARELVMEAKRLETADNLTVIVVCFASELGSQQQEQPARPRSCKGLSTEALCNLRSWLETDHR from the exons ATGGTGGCTGAGGCGGAGGTGATGCATCAAGCTCCCGTGCCAGTGCTGGAGGTGCAGTACCACCGGTGCGTGACGACCAAGGGGGTTGAGGACGTCGTCGGGATGtccgcggctgcggcggcggcggcggccgtagCCACGCCCGCGGAGGTCGGGGTtgaggtcgaggtcgaggtcgCCGTGGAGGTGCCTCTCATG GGGTTGGAGCAGCCTGATGCTGCACCAAGTGTGTCTATGGACGTGCTACAGTTTGTGCCCACCATTCGGTCTGGTAGCTTTGCCGATATTGGTCCTAGGAGGTACATGGAGGACGAACACATCCGGATAGATGATCTTTCCGCTCATCTCGGCTCACTGTTGGTCTGCCCTTTGCCTAGTGCCTTCTATGGG GTTTTTGATGGCCATGGCGGTCCGGATGCCGCAGCCTACATGAAAAGGCATGCAATGAGGTTCTTATTCGAGGATAGTGAGTTCCCACAAGCATCTCAAGTTGATGGGATGTACCTTCAGTCTGTTGAGAGCTCTGTTCGCAGAGCTTTCTTGCAGGCGGATCTTGCTCTGGCCGATGATTTGGACATCAGCCGCTCTTCTGGAACCACGGCGCTTACTGCATTAGTCTTTGGGAG GCAACTACTGGTTGCGAACGCCGGGGACTGCCGTGCGGTCTTATGCCGAAAAGGAGTCGCGATGGAGATGTCTCGAGACCACCGCGCAAACTACGTGGAGGAGTGCGAGAGGGTCGCCGCGTCGGGGGGATACATCGAGGACGGCTACCTCAACGGGGTCCTCTCGGTGATGCGGGCCTTGGGCGACTGGGACATGAAGACGCCCAACGCGTCGGTGTCCCCGCTCATCGCGGAGCCCGAGTTCCGGCAGGCCACGCTGGGCGAGGACGACGAGTTCCTCATCATGGGCTGCGACGGGATCTGGGACGTGATGACGAGCCAGCACGCGGTGAGCCTCGTGCGGCGGGGCCTGCAGCAGCACGACGACCCCGCGCGGTGCGCGAGGGAGCTCGTGATGGAGGCCAAGCGGCTGGAGACGGCAGACAACCTCACGGTCATCGTGGTATGCTTCGCGTCGGAGCTGGGGTcgcagcagcaggagcagcccGCGAGGCCGAGGAGCTGCAAGGGCCTGTCAACGGAGGCGCTGTGCAACCTGAGGAGCTGGCTGGAGACCGACCACCGCTAG
- the LOC136513154 gene encoding putative RNA polymerase II subunit B1 CTD phosphatase RPAP2 homolog — translation MSSPTAAAASAEAPRTVASAVLRIQMALLDGAAASNEALLHAAASALLSRADYDDVVTERTIADACGNPACPNPLPSAAASATGPRFHIALSEHRVYDLEEARKFCSERCLVASKALAASLPHDRPYGVPLDRLAAVVALVAAAAAGDGSGLGFQGVDGRNEDEGRKVEIKEKEVAGGGEVSLQDWIGPSDAIEGYVPRRDRSAQGQKPQPQQNKVAGPELSRTEIVDSRTAASGEDGMTSSPSLVETHMSAEVIAERMGDLVLGENTTPRKKKNKTPSKMLEQEEDNRMLSSCISDSIAKQLEDVVLEERKGSKKNKVSKASSRTQKSKSRKRPAGSDGHEVDFTSTIIIGDASTNREESAMNQYNYLSSSVLVDNHPSSSQSSAKDSTQAYAEQLCEEFSEAMNIGNDETTDEKMRPALKSSLKVTGSKSGRQSVTWADENGSVLETSKAYESPSSSIKQPEDVIDSSLRRASAEACAAALIEAAEAISSGTVEAEDAVSKAGIIILPDVLNQKEYDNAKNTAGDDDPEIDRDVIKWPKKPVLLDTDMFEVDDSWHDTPPEGFSLTLSAFGTMWAALFGWISRSSLAYVYGLERGSVEELLIANGREYPEKIVLKDGLSSEIRRALDSCVCNAVPVLISNLRMQIPVSKLEITLGYLIDTMSFVDALPSLRSRQWQAVVLVMLDVLSVHQLPALAPVFSNSKLVQKMLNAAQVSREEYDSMVDLFLPFGRSVLAATPM, via the exons ATGAGCTCcccaaccgccgccgccgcctccgcggaGGCGCCGCGGACGGtggcctcggcggtgctccgcATCCAGATGGCGCTCCTCGACGGCGCCGCGGCGTCCAACGAGGCGCTCCTCCACGCGGCCGCCTCCGCGCTGCTCTCCCGCGCCGACTACGACGACGTTGTCACCGAGCGCACCATCGCGGACGCCTGCGGCAACCCCGCGTGCCCCAACCCtctcccctccgccgccgcctccgctacGGGGCCCCGCTTCCACATCGCCCTCAGCGAGCACCGCGTCTACGACCTCGAGGAGGCGCGCAAGTTCTGCTCCGAGCGCTGCCTCGTCGCCTCCAAGGCCCTGGCCGCCTCGCTCCCGCACGACCGGCCCTACGGGGTCCCGCTCGACCGCCTCGCTGCGGTCGTCgcgctcgtcgccgccgccgccgccggggacggGAGCGGGTTAGGGTTTCAGGGCGTGGATGGGAGGAACGAGGACGAGGGAAGGAAGGTGGAGATCAAGGAGAAGGAGGTCGCCGGAGGTGGGGAGGTCTCGCTGCAGGACTGGATTGGGCCCTCCGATGCCATTGAGGGTTATGTGCCGCGCCGTGACCGCAGTGCCCAAG GGCAAAAGCCACAGCCTCAGCAGAACAAAGTTGCTGGACCTGAGCTGTCCAGAACTGAAATTGTGGATTCTAGGACTGCTGCTTCTGGTGAAGATGGCATGACAAGTTCACCTTCATTGGTTGAAACACACATGAGCGCCGAAGTAATAGCTGAGAGAATGGGTGACCTGGTTCTTGGTGAGAATACCACACCtagaaagaagaaaaataaaaccccATCAAAGATGTTGGAGCAAGAGGAAGATAACAGGATGCTGTCATCTTGCATATCTGATTCCATTGCAAAGCAGCTCGAGGATGTAGTTTTGGAAGAGAGAAAAGGCAGTAAGAAAAATAAAGTGAGTAAAGCATCATCGAGGACACAGAAGAGTAAGTCTAGAAAAAGGCCTGCTGGAAGCGATGGCCATGAGGTGGACTTTACGAGTACCATCATTATTGGGGATGCTTCGACAAACAGGGAGGAAAGTGCTATGAATCAGTATAACTACTTGTCAAGTTCTGTATTGGTAGACAATCATCCCTCATCATCTCAATCTTCAGCAAAAGATTCAACGCAAGCTTATGCTGAACAACTGTGCGAAGAATTCAGTGAAGCAATGAACATTGGAAATGATGAGACAACTGATGAAAAGATGAGGCCTGCATTGAAGTCTTCGTTGAAAGTTACTGGGTCTAAGAGCGGTAGACAGTCTGTTACATGGGCAGATGAGAATGGAAGTGTCCTAGAAACAAGCAAAGCATATGAAAGCCCTTCAAGTAGCATAAAACAACCCGAGGATGTCATAGACAGTTCACTAAGGCGTGCATCTGCAGAGGCATGTGCTGCAGCACTTATTGAGGCAGCAGAAGCTATTTCTTCAGGCACAGTAGAAGCAGAAGATGCAG TTTCAAAGGCTGGAATCATCATTCTGCCTGACGTGCTTAACCAGAAAGAATATGACAATGCCAAAAACACTGCCGGAGATGATGACCCTGAGATAGATAGGGATGTTATCAAGTGGCCTAAGAAACCTGTACTTCTGGATACAGACATGTTTGAAGTTGACGATTCTTGGCATGACACGCCTCCAGAAGGTTTTAGTCTAACT CTGTCTGCTTTCGGAACAATGTGGGCTGCACTATTCGGATGGATATCCAGGTCGTCTTTGGCCTATGTGTATGGACTTGAAAGGGGTTCAGTGGAAGAGTTGTTGATTGCCAATGGGAGGGAATATCCTGAGAAGATAGTTCTGAAGGATGGGCTCTCATCGGAGATTAGAAGAGCTCTAGATTCTTGTGTTTGTAATGCTGTGCCAGTACTCATATCAAACTTGAGGATGCAGATCCCGGTTTCAAAATTGGAGATTACTCTG GGCTACTTGATTGACACAATGTCGTTTGTTGACGCCCTGCCTTCTCTGCGATCAAGGCAGTGGCAGGCTGTGGTTCTGGTAATGCTTGATGTGCTCTCTGTTCACCAGCTTCCTGCCCTTGCTCCAGTCTTTTCAAATTCAAAGCTTGTGCAAAAG ATGTTGAATGCTGCTCAGGTTAGCAGAGAGGAGTATGACTCCATGGTGGACCTGTTTCTCCCTTTTGGAAGATCCGTCCTGGCAGCCACACCCATGTAG